The window GGGCTGAAAGGCAGGGATACGGCGAACTCCCCGGCTCCGAACACGGTGCACATGATGAACTGGCCGGACCGGATGCGGAAGTTCCGGCCGGCGGCCTCGTCGACGAACCGGAAATAGAAGGTCTTGACCTCGTCGATCTCGTCCTTGATTTCATCGACGACGGCGATTTCTGGGACGGTGACGATGGCGGTTTCTGTTTTGGCATTCATGGGCGTTTACTCCGTGATCTCCCGCCGGATGGCCGTCACGACCGTGGGCAGGCCGATGTCGCCGGGACAGACGCGGACGCACCGCCCGCAGCCGACACAGCCGGGGCGGAGGTATTTCCGGGACTGGGAATAGGACAGCTTGCAGAAGAAACGCTTGTTGCGGCGGTCCTCGACCGGGCGGCGGGGGTTGTGATCGCCGGCCATTTTCGTATATCCCTCGAAGGAGCAGGAATCCCAGGTCCGGCAGCGGTCCGTCGTCCCGTCAGGCCCGTTGAGATCCTCGATGTTGAAACAGGAACAGGATGGACAGGTGAACGCGCAGGCGCCGCACTCGAAGCACTGTTTTCCGATGTATTCCCAGACCTCGTTTCGGATGAAGCCCGTCGTCAGACGGTTGGTCGCCCGGGAGATCCAGGCTTTGTTTTCCCGGGAAACCTCGTCGAAGAGGGCGATGGATCCGTCGACGATTTTATCTTTGAGGGCCGTCTGGGCCTCATCCGCGGCCGGAAGTTCGAGCTTCCGGACAAGAGCCTCGCCCTTTTCGCTGCCGGCTTCCACGAGATAGACATCTCCGGCTTCCGTGAGGTTGATGTCGAAGCCCTCCCGGGCCGAGGGGCCGCTGTCCGTGCAGACGCAGAAGCACTGGGGAAAGGGCCGGACACAGGTGTTGGCGACGATGAAGGTTTTGCGGCGGTGGTCCCTGAAGACGTCATCGACGAACTCCTGTCCGAGAAAGAACCGGTCGAGACAGAGAAGCCCGGTCAAATCGCAGGAACGGATGCCGACCAGGGCTTTGGGCCGGACAAGATCGGCCGGCGCGATCCGCACATCTCCGGTCGAGCGATCATAGGTATAGCCGAGGATCGATTCGCGCTGGGGGAAAAAGGGGATCTTGGCCGGGTTGTAAGGAATGGGGGCCTGGAGGGCGATGTCCCCGGGGTCGGCCGCCCTGTCGAAGAGGACGTCTTTCGAATCGGGATGAACGATCGGACCGTATAGGTCATAGTCCGCGGCCAGCGCCGCCATGAATTCGGGAACCTTTTTTTTCTCGAGGATGTTCATGGTCACACCTTTTCGATCCGGATCGGAACGGCGGCGTCCTCTCCCCGGGAGGACGATCCCCATGCGGAGGGCAGAAGCCGGGCGATCGTCTCATGGAGAAAATAGGGGACGTAAGCCGCTCCCGGTTTCAGGGCTTTGGAGATTCGGGTGAACGAGGTCAGAGCGCCTT of the Acidobacteriota bacterium genome contains:
- a CDS encoding 4Fe-4S dicluster domain-containing protein, with the protein product MNILEKKKVPEFMAALAADYDLYGPIVHPDSKDVLFDRAADPGDIALQAPIPYNPAKIPFFPQRESILGYTYDRSTGDVRIAPADLVRPKALVGIRSCDLTGLLCLDRFFLGQEFVDDVFRDHRRKTFIVANTCVRPFPQCFCVCTDSGPSAREGFDINLTEAGDVYLVEAGSEKGEALVRKLELPAADEAQTALKDKIVDGSIALFDEVSRENKAWISRATNRLTTGFIRNEVWEYIGKQCFECGACAFTCPSCSCFNIEDLNGPDGTTDRCRTWDSCSFEGYTKMAGDHNPRRPVEDRRNKRFFCKLSYSQSRKYLRPGCVGCGRCVRVCPGDIGLPTVVTAIRREITE